A window of Pedobacter lusitanus contains these coding sequences:
- a CDS encoding DUF1972 domain-containing protein — translation MRIAIIGTRGIPNYYGGFEQCAEYLALGLVKRGFEVIVYNSHNHPYQEKEWNGVKLIHCYDPEDKIGTAGQFIYDLNCILDVRKQHCDIILQLGYTSSSVWGWMLPKKVVVTTNMDGLEWKRTKYSEKVKKFLKYAESLGVKYSDHLIADSIGIQDYLKEKYKKDSAFIAYGATVFEHPDSSKLLAYGLLPYAYNMLIARLEPENSIEVILDGVAMANADVPFLVIGKHETAYGNYLKGKFASFPQIKFIGGIYNIDILNSLRYYSKIYFHGHTVGGTNPSLLEAMASDSLICANDNPFNRYILENDALYFNSAEDVKKHLQEVIYERDLYQLMITNNRTKITKIYDWEIITDQYAQHFKDVKGRLNR, via the coding sequence ATGCGCATAGCTATAATCGGGACAAGGGGTATACCAAATTATTACGGTGGTTTTGAACAATGTGCAGAGTACCTAGCACTTGGGTTAGTAAAAAGAGGATTTGAGGTTATTGTTTACAATTCGCATAATCATCCTTATCAGGAAAAAGAGTGGAATGGGGTCAAATTAATACATTGTTATGATCCTGAAGATAAAATTGGCACTGCTGGTCAGTTTATTTATGATTTGAACTGTATTCTGGATGTGAGAAAACAGCATTGTGATATTATTCTTCAGTTGGGTTATACCAGTAGCTCTGTATGGGGATGGATGTTGCCAAAAAAGGTTGTGGTGACTACGAATATGGATGGTCTGGAGTGGAAACGTACCAAGTATTCAGAAAAGGTTAAGAAGTTCCTGAAGTATGCAGAAAGTCTTGGGGTTAAATACAGTGATCATTTAATAGCAGACTCTATTGGCATTCAGGATTATCTGAAAGAAAAATACAAAAAAGACTCTGCTTTTATTGCTTACGGAGCTACAGTTTTTGAGCATCCGGATAGCAGCAAACTTTTAGCTTATGGTCTGCTTCCTTATGCTTACAATATGCTGATTGCCAGATTAGAACCGGAAAATAGTATTGAGGTGATTCTGGATGGTGTGGCAATGGCTAATGCTGATGTTCCATTTTTAGTTATCGGTAAGCATGAAACTGCTTACGGTAACTATCTGAAAGGAAAGTTTGCATCCTTTCCACAGATTAAATTTATTGGTGGTATTTATAACATTGATATTTTAAATAGTTTGAGATACTATTCTAAAATCTATTTTCATGGACATACTGTTGGTGGTACAAATCCGTCACTTCTGGAGGCTATGGCTTCTGATAGTCTGATTTGTGCTAATGATAATCCATTTAACAGATATATACTGGAAAACGATGCGCTATATTTTAATAGCGCTGAAGATGTTAAAAAGCACTTGCAGGAAGTGATTTATGAGCGTGATTTATATCAGCTGATGATCACAAACAATCGTACTAAAATCACGAAAATATACGACTGGGAAATTATTACTGATCAGTACGCACAGCACTTTAAAGACGTTAAAGGACGGCTCAACCGCTGA
- a CDS encoding aldolase catalytic domain-containing protein: MFKILDCTLRDGGYYTNWDFDKSLVHTYLNSLNSLPVEYIEVGYRSIPVKDYYGKYFYSPVYELQELKSLTNKKLVIIFNEKDIRVEHVADLLLPIVGIVDMVRIALDPQQLGRALKLAAEIKKYGFEVGFNVMYMSKWKQYGNFVEELSGLDGLADYFYMVDSYGGVFPDDVKQTMDLIRSKTDCKIGFHGHNNLEMALINSLTAVDYGADIVDSTILGMGRGAGNLKTELLLSVLNTKYKMDIDFNAIGNVVDGFDKLLKKYEWGTNVPYMISGSNSLPQKDVMDWYTTRVYSLNSMVRALQNQKNNIKDNEELPVFKPAKSYSKVLILGGGPNSAEHAKAIIEFINLTEDIAVVHSSSKNALYYKDVQADQFFCLVGNEGHRLEKVFNDLGDFNGLCVFPPFPRKMGTYIPAKIHDRCFEFEKISFTDKFKDSHSLLALQTAVELNAQEVYIAGFDGYQEASISQLERSLVEENEFLFQLFQQTYNIELVSLTPTRYKTLLPGSVYSLVC, from the coding sequence ATGTTTAAAATACTTGATTGTACCTTACGGGATGGTGGTTATTACACAAACTGGGACTTCGATAAAAGTTTAGTCCATACTTATCTTAACTCTTTAAACAGCCTGCCAGTTGAATATATAGAGGTTGGATACAGAAGTATACCTGTTAAAGATTATTACGGCAAATATTTCTATTCTCCGGTATATGAGTTACAGGAATTAAAAAGTCTCACCAATAAAAAACTGGTTATCATTTTCAATGAAAAGGATATCCGGGTAGAACATGTTGCTGATCTGCTGCTGCCAATTGTAGGTATTGTGGATATGGTCAGGATTGCATTGGACCCGCAGCAACTGGGCCGTGCCTTAAAGCTTGCGGCAGAAATTAAGAAATATGGTTTCGAAGTAGGCTTCAATGTGATGTATATGTCCAAATGGAAGCAGTATGGTAATTTCGTTGAAGAACTGAGTGGACTGGATGGACTTGCCGACTATTTTTATATGGTTGACAGCTATGGTGGGGTATTCCCGGATGATGTGAAGCAGACTATGGATCTGATCAGGTCAAAGACTGATTGTAAAATCGGTTTTCATGGTCATAATAACCTGGAAATGGCTTTAATCAACTCGCTTACTGCAGTTGATTATGGTGCTGATATTGTAGATTCTACCATTTTGGGTATGGGTCGTGGAGCCGGGAATCTTAAAACTGAACTGTTACTGTCAGTTTTAAATACCAAATATAAAATGGATATAGATTTTAATGCTATCGGAAATGTCGTAGATGGTTTTGATAAGTTATTGAAAAAATACGAGTGGGGAACCAACGTGCCTTATATGATTTCTGGTTCAAATTCCTTGCCTCAGAAAGATGTAATGGATTGGTATACTACCCGGGTATATTCATTGAATAGTATGGTGAGAGCACTTCAGAATCAAAAAAATAACATCAAGGATAATGAAGAACTACCGGTTTTTAAACCTGCAAAATCTTACAGTAAAGTACTGATACTGGGTGGTGGTCCTAATTCAGCGGAGCATGCGAAAGCTATTATTGAATTTATAAATCTGACGGAAGATATCGCTGTTGTTCATTCGAGTTCAAAAAATGCACTATACTATAAAGATGTTCAGGCAGATCAGTTTTTCTGTCTTGTCGGAAACGAAGGACATCGTTTAGAAAAAGTATTCAATGATCTGGGTGACTTTAACGGTCTTTGTGTTTTTCCTCCGTTCCCAAGAAAAATGGGTACTTATATTCCGGCTAAGATTCATGACCGGTGCTTTGAATTCGAAAAGATCTCCTTTACAGATAAATTTAAAGATTCACATAGTTTACTGGCTCTGCAGACTGCAGTTGAACTGAATGCTCAGGAAGTTTATATAGCCGGATTTGATGGTTATCAGGAAGCCTCAATCTCTCAGCTGGAAAGAAGTCTGGTTGAAGAAAATGAATTCCTGTTTCAGCTTTTCCAGCAGACTTATAATATAGAATTGGTTTCTTTAACGCCAACCAGGTATAAAACCCTGTTACCTGGCTCAGTTTATAGTTTGGTATGCTAA
- a CDS encoding glycosyltransferase family 4 protein yields the protein MSLIQKRIKILLDAHIFDHSFQGTATYMYGLYSALVEFERLEIFLCAHDTDHLKTLFPDPRFKFVKLNSGSRIKRLFTEYPRLIREGGYDYAHFQYIVPFVKNCKFINTIHDLLFLEFKQYFPWTYRMSRKVLFFASAKRSDIVLTVSEYSKIDVSEKFRIDQKNIHVTPNAVTITPGDEPAVNIEQKYGISKYILYVSRFEPRKNHLGLLTAFLKLKLYDQGYHLVFIGSKKEKIEQDAFNELQKLIHDDVRKYIHFLEGISWPDLNAFYQQAEVFVFPSLAEGFGIPPVEAAMNGCKVVCSNQTAMSEFGFFKYLFNPGNQKQLEEMLQAALEDRDYPFEQIKQAISLKYNWKVIAGNFYNIINEDQN from the coding sequence ATGAGTTTGATACAAAAGAGAATAAAAATTCTGTTAGATGCACATATTTTTGATCATTCTTTTCAGGGGACTGCAACCTATATGTATGGATTGTATTCTGCATTGGTAGAATTTGAAAGACTGGAAATCTTTTTATGTGCGCATGATACTGATCATTTGAAAACATTGTTCCCGGATCCGAGATTTAAGTTTGTAAAGCTGAATTCGGGTTCTAGGATCAAAAGACTGTTTACTGAATATCCCCGGTTAATCAGAGAAGGAGGATATGATTATGCTCATTTTCAATATATAGTCCCCTTTGTTAAAAATTGTAAATTTATCAACACGATTCATGATCTGCTGTTTTTAGAATTTAAGCAATACTTTCCATGGACTTACAGGATGAGCAGGAAAGTGTTGTTTTTTGCTTCGGCTAAAAGATCAGATATCGTACTTACTGTTTCTGAATATTCGAAAATTGATGTATCAGAAAAATTCCGGATTGATCAGAAGAATATTCATGTTACACCGAATGCAGTAACTATAACTCCTGGGGATGAACCGGCTGTGAATATTGAGCAAAAATACGGTATCAGTAAGTACATACTGTATGTCAGTCGTTTTGAACCCAGAAAAAATCATCTTGGTTTACTTACTGCTTTTCTGAAACTGAAGTTATATGATCAGGGTTATCACCTGGTTTTTATCGGCAGTAAAAAGGAGAAAATTGAACAGGATGCTTTTAATGAATTACAGAAACTGATTCATGATGATGTCCGTAAATACATTCACTTTCTGGAAGGGATAAGCTGGCCTGATCTTAATGCTTTTTATCAGCAGGCCGAAGTTTTTGTTTTTCCGTCGCTGGCCGAAGGGTTTGGAATACCACCTGTTGAGGCTGCGATGAATGGGTGTAAGGTAGTCTGCTCCAATCAGACGGCTATGTCTGAATTTGGGTTTTTTAAATATCTGTTTAACCCGGGTAATCAGAAACAGCTGGAGGAAATGTTACAGGCTGCACTGGAAGATCGGGATTACCCTTTTGAACAAATCAAACAGGCAATCAGCCTTAAGTATAACTGGAAGGTAATAGCCGGTAATTTTTATAATATAATTAACGAAGATCAGAATTAG
- a CDS encoding capsule assembly Wzi family protein, which translates to MNLFKALNPGQLLIPAILFITVTEIKAQTFKSIKTEIESQAIGTSNGVVPFWMRSNQFGSVPSSGISGSFLARIHRDYSTIPDSGSRTGKKKLIDWGFGFEGRANAGKESSLQLIEAYAKIKAGIFQLKGGRSKDVMGLNGDSTLSSGNFSVSGNALGIPKIELSIPDYYTIPVFDGLFAIKGNFVHGWVGKTRILDVIAGTPPNPALYYIKNTHPVTYFHQKSLYIQLGKQDWKLKLYGGFNHQVYWGNEKEAFGPNFKLSALKSFFYVATGKSYGTAGVPTSKIGNQLGSIDIGAAYDFNNFKIMIYRQNFYDVGALSKLANIRDGLNGISIENKHYTHRIQGFAWKKALFELFYSKDQAGYPWSVPTKSGDEDYYNNFYYMEGWSYKGMGLGNPFVTTRDDARKGQAYRYADYFINNRVIAFHFGLSGSLYDWDFTSKLSYSKNYGTFGTSIYGGSTGSIRNPQTTNIFTAVDQFSFYLESMKALKKGYSVGFATALDQGKLLYNSYGLLLRLKKSL; encoded by the coding sequence ATGAATTTATTCAAAGCACTTAACCCCGGACAACTGTTAATCCCGGCGATATTATTTATCACTGTTACTGAAATAAAAGCCCAGACATTTAAAAGTATAAAAACCGAGATAGAAAGTCAGGCTATCGGAACATCCAATGGTGTGGTTCCATTCTGGATGCGTTCTAATCAGTTTGGATCAGTCCCGTCATCAGGTATATCCGGCAGTTTTCTAGCCAGAATTCACCGGGACTACAGTACAATTCCCGACTCCGGCAGCCGTACCGGAAAGAAAAAACTGATAGACTGGGGCTTTGGCTTTGAAGGAAGAGCAAATGCAGGCAAAGAGTCCAGTCTGCAGCTTATTGAGGCTTATGCCAAAATAAAAGCGGGTATTTTTCAATTGAAAGGCGGAAGAAGCAAAGATGTAATGGGCCTGAATGGTGACAGTACATTAAGCTCAGGTAATTTCTCTGTATCCGGAAACGCGCTGGGTATTCCTAAAATAGAACTCTCTATTCCCGATTACTATACCATTCCCGTATTTGACGGCCTCTTTGCAATTAAAGGTAATTTTGTACATGGATGGGTAGGAAAAACAAGAATCCTGGATGTAATAGCAGGCACACCACCAAACCCGGCACTTTATTATATCAAAAACACACATCCTGTTACTTATTTCCATCAAAAATCATTGTATATCCAACTCGGTAAACAAGACTGGAAACTAAAACTCTACGGCGGTTTTAATCATCAGGTATACTGGGGTAATGAAAAAGAAGCATTTGGACCTAATTTCAAATTATCAGCTTTAAAATCTTTCTTTTACGTTGCTACCGGAAAATCATATGGAACAGCTGGTGTCCCGACTTCTAAAATAGGTAATCAGCTGGGTTCAATCGATATCGGTGCAGCATACGATTTCAATAATTTTAAAATCATGATATACCGGCAGAATTTTTATGATGTCGGTGCCTTATCAAAACTAGCCAATATCAGAGACGGCTTAAACGGAATCAGTATAGAAAACAAACATTATACCCACAGGATTCAGGGGTTTGCATGGAAAAAAGCGCTGTTTGAATTGTTCTATTCAAAAGATCAGGCCGGCTACCCATGGTCAGTACCAACAAAATCCGGTGACGAAGATTATTACAATAATTTCTATTATATGGAAGGATGGTCTTATAAGGGTATGGGGCTAGGAAACCCCTTCGTCACGACGAGAGACGATGCCAGAAAAGGACAAGCTTACCGCTATGCTGATTACTTCATTAACAACAGGGTGATTGCATTTCATTTCGGACTTTCAGGAAGCCTCTATGACTGGGATTTTACTTCAAAACTTTCTTATTCTAAAAACTACGGCACTTTCGGAACCAGTATTTACGGAGGGTCGACCGGTTCAATCCGAAATCCGCAGACGACTAATATCTTCACAGCAGTTGATCAGTTCTCTTTTTACCTGGAAAGCATGAAAGCATTAAAAAAGGGCTATAGCGTTGGTTTTGCTACAGCCCTTGATCAGGGAAAATTATTATATAACTCCTATGGCTTATTACTCAGACTAAAAAAGAGCCTGTAA
- a CDS encoding alpha-2,8-polysialyltransferase family protein — MLIIVGSPWQALLAKSYLLKENITDPQYVIEKSSPKSFGEIMKILNADEKAIRLIVEWGQLSVLSKTKSAIASAYIDSIIESLKQEYFTKVEKILVFSEQTVLFKLIYSLFGNSKTYIKSEDGILDYLPGLKAHSLLKQIAGYLFLGSKVKYYVYKNYYHLFDQVIMFRRVEEVSPERYVPLISLKKEFLAVLNQAYNITAGGDAFQDKDVLLLCQSLSEDKVIPLQEELNLYSKFIQRCNDLKMSVIIKPHPRSCAEKIEALNKLTSGSVTFFEDYGIPAETMLLSGKFKEVVGIYSNTIIYAHEFFGVKGISLLTPQMINLLAGKEKKKFTYIYARLRKYFAEEYTVFE, encoded by the coding sequence ATGTTGATAATAGTAGGCAGTCCATGGCAGGCGCTCTTGGCTAAGAGTTACCTGCTTAAAGAAAATATAACTGATCCGCAATATGTAATCGAGAAATCATCTCCAAAATCATTTGGAGAGATTATGAAAATACTGAATGCTGATGAAAAGGCAATCCGGCTGATTGTAGAGTGGGGACAGTTGTCTGTGCTGTCTAAAACCAAATCGGCAATAGCTTCGGCTTATATTGATTCAATTATTGAATCTTTAAAACAGGAGTATTTTACAAAGGTTGAAAAGATTCTGGTGTTTTCAGAGCAGACAGTACTTTTTAAGCTGATTTACTCTCTTTTTGGTAATAGTAAAACTTATATCAAATCTGAAGATGGTATCCTGGATTACCTGCCTGGTTTAAAAGCTCATAGTCTTTTGAAACAAATAGCCGGTTATCTGTTTTTAGGGTCAAAGGTTAAGTATTACGTGTATAAAAACTATTATCACCTGTTTGATCAGGTGATAATGTTTCGCCGGGTTGAAGAAGTCAGCCCTGAGCGTTATGTACCGCTGATCAGTCTTAAAAAAGAGTTTTTAGCAGTTTTAAATCAGGCTTATAACATTACTGCCGGTGGAGATGCTTTCCAGGATAAAGATGTCTTATTGTTGTGTCAGTCCTTGTCTGAGGATAAAGTGATACCCCTGCAGGAGGAGTTGAATCTGTACAGTAAGTTTATTCAAAGGTGCAACGATTTAAAGATGAGTGTAATTATCAAACCTCATCCAAGATCCTGTGCTGAAAAAATTGAAGCGCTAAATAAACTAACTTCTGGTAGTGTTACGTTTTTTGAAGACTACGGTATCCCGGCCGAAACGATGTTGCTGAGTGGGAAGTTTAAAGAAGTTGTAGGTATTTATTCTAATACGATTATCTATGCCCATGAATTTTTTGGGGTCAAAGGTATTTCCTTGCTGACACCTCAAATGATTAATCTGCTGGCAGGAAAAGAGAAAAAGAAATTTACTTATATCTATGCCCGGCTCAGGAAGTATTTCGCGGAGGAGTATACTGTTTTTGAATAG
- a CDS encoding glycoside hydrolase family 99-like domain-containing protein: MNLISSFSFRQNVLCLMMAMLPFTGDSQYNPDRNPAAGIKLGAYYFDGWTGKYAQHISPKLMNSFSGRKPKWGWITSSQKIVDQQILAASGAGLSFFSFCWYYSGKDKYSTEPLNNALKFFQQSAYTGKMEYCLMVANHKGFEIGKEDWDIVQQEWIRQFKTPGYLKVDGKPLLILFSVQSLVDQLGSEDSVKDALQSLRAAAMTKGLNGVTIAACISGDRNSVSQAERCGFDILTGYNAHSAGFTAKKTQVPIDSMRTAENRLWNRVVKTSRLKYIPVSTLNWDPRPWSAPNNKYDTAPYFVGYSEKSVYKSVSGMVNWISENTTHITKEKIGLLYAWNENGEGAYLTPSAKGPDFLRGLQKALNNK, encoded by the coding sequence ATGAACTTAATTTCATCTTTTTCATTCAGGCAGAATGTTTTGTGTCTGATGATGGCAATGTTACCTTTCACAGGAGATTCTCAGTATAATCCTGACAGAAATCCTGCTGCCGGCATTAAACTTGGTGCTTATTATTTTGATGGATGGACAGGGAAGTATGCACAGCATATCAGTCCAAAGTTAATGAATTCTTTTTCTGGCAGAAAGCCTAAATGGGGATGGATTACCAGTTCGCAGAAGATTGTTGATCAGCAGATTCTGGCAGCATCAGGTGCGGGTCTTTCTTTTTTTAGTTTTTGCTGGTATTATAGTGGAAAGGATAAATACAGTACAGAGCCCCTGAACAATGCGCTGAAGTTTTTTCAGCAGTCTGCCTATACCGGGAAAATGGAATATTGCCTGATGGTAGCTAATCATAAGGGCTTTGAAATAGGTAAAGAGGATTGGGATATTGTTCAGCAGGAATGGATCAGACAATTTAAAACACCGGGTTATTTAAAGGTTGACGGAAAACCGTTACTCATTTTATTCTCGGTACAGAGTCTGGTTGATCAGCTGGGGTCTGAGGATTCAGTGAAAGATGCGCTTCAGTCTTTAAGGGCTGCAGCGATGACAAAAGGGTTAAATGGAGTAACTATTGCAGCTTGTATATCAGGAGATAGAAACAGTGTTAGTCAGGCAGAACGTTGTGGTTTTGATATTTTGACGGGCTATAATGCACATAGTGCAGGTTTTACGGCAAAAAAGACACAGGTTCCTATTGATAGTATGCGGACTGCAGAGAACCGGTTATGGAACAGGGTTGTTAAAACAAGTCGCCTGAAATATATCCCGGTATCTACGCTGAACTGGGACCCGAGGCCATGGTCGGCACCAAATAATAAATATGATACTGCCCCTTATTTTGTTGGTTATTCTGAAAAATCAGTATACAAATCTGTTTCGGGTATGGTTAACTGGATCAGTGAAAATACAACTCATATAACCAAAGAAAAAATAGGACTTCTTTATGCCTGGAATGAGAATGGGGAAGGAGCTTATCTTACTCCTTCTGCTAAAGGGCCGGATTTCCTGAGAGGGCTACAAAAAGCTTTAAATAATAAATAA
- a CDS encoding 3-deoxy-manno-octulosonate cytidylyltransferase produces MNYIVVIPARYQSTRFPGKPLTVINGKSMLQRTYEQCIKAVDKNLVYVATEDQRIVDHCRFFGMQVLLTSDNCLTGTDRIAEVADLVKADYYINVQGDEPLFNPEDIKEVISRLDTYPGEILNGYCAITSERQYRSKSVPKVVFRPDGRLLYMSRSPVPGNKGLDFVKGWRQVCIYAFPYDALKAFAATENKTVLEAEEDIEILRFLELNYEVRMLELSSESIAVDSPEDLTEVLDKLKEDAVRI; encoded by the coding sequence ATGAATTATATAGTAGTTATTCCCGCCCGGTATCAATCGACCAGATTTCCGGGGAAACCTCTTACCGTTATTAACGGTAAGAGTATGTTGCAGCGAACCTATGAGCAATGCATCAAGGCTGTAGATAAAAATCTGGTTTATGTGGCTACTGAAGATCAGCGTATTGTTGATCATTGCCGTTTTTTTGGTATGCAGGTTCTGCTGACATCAGATAACTGTCTGACAGGAACCGACAGAATTGCTGAGGTAGCTGATCTGGTCAAAGCTGACTATTATATTAATGTTCAGGGAGATGAACCTTTGTTCAATCCGGAAGATATTAAGGAGGTTATTTCCAGGCTGGATACCTATCCCGGAGAGATATTGAATGGTTATTGTGCGATCACCAGTGAAAGACAATACAGAAGTAAATCTGTTCCTAAAGTTGTTTTCAGACCGGATGGCAGGCTCTTGTATATGTCCAGAAGTCCTGTTCCCGGCAATAAAGGGCTGGATTTTGTAAAAGGCTGGCGACAGGTATGTATATATGCTTTTCCTTATGATGCGCTGAAAGCTTTTGCGGCAACTGAAAATAAGACTGTTCTGGAAGCAGAAGAGGATATAGAAATTCTGAGATTTCTGGAGTTGAATTACGAAGTGAGAATGCTTGAACTGTCCAGTGAGTCAATCGCTGTGGATAGTCCGGAAGATTTAACAGAAGTACTGGATAAATTAAAAGAAGATGCTGTCAGAATATAA
- a CDS encoding HAD family hydrolase, giving the protein MLSEYKVLLWDFDGVIMDSMPVRSKGFELVLAAYPKKQVDQLMAFHELNGGLSRYVKFRYFFEEIRKEAISEEEVLALAGKFSEIMLSLLIDQTLLIEDSVGFIRDNWQNFQMHIVSGSDGKELKIINDSLGLSGFFKSINGSPTPKKQLVEEVLSANQYDKNEVILIGDSINDYDAAVFNNISFAGYNNTGLKQLSENYIEQFTCNSGK; this is encoded by the coding sequence ATGCTGTCAGAATATAAAGTTTTATTATGGGATTTTGATGGGGTAATCATGGATTCTATGCCAGTCAGATCAAAGGGGTTTGAATTGGTACTGGCTGCTTATCCAAAGAAACAGGTTGACCAGCTCATGGCTTTTCATGAGCTTAATGGTGGCCTATCCAGATATGTTAAGTTCAGATATTTTTTTGAGGAAATCAGAAAGGAAGCTATCAGTGAGGAAGAGGTTTTAGCTCTTGCGGGTAAGTTTTCTGAGATTATGTTGTCTCTGCTGATTGATCAGACTCTACTGATTGAGGATAGTGTTGGATTTATCAGAGATAACTGGCAGAATTTCCAAATGCATATTGTGTCTGGATCTGATGGTAAGGAGCTGAAAATAATCAATGATTCACTGGGTCTTTCCGGTTTTTTTAAATCAATCAACGGCTCTCCGACTCCAAAAAAACAATTGGTTGAAGAGGTTTTGTCCGCTAATCAATATGATAAAAATGAGGTGATATTAATCGGGGATTCTATTAATGATTATGATGCAGCCGTGTTTAATAATATCTCTTTTGCCGGTTATAATAATACCGGACTAAAACAGCTTTCTGAAAATTATATCGAACAGTTTACCTGTAATTCCGGCAAATGA